Part of the Candidatus Hydrogenedentota bacterium genome is shown below.
CATGTTCTCGCGATTCACCCGTGTCCAGACCGGAAAGAGGCGCGTCGCGGGTCAACTCGTGAAGAAAGAGGTCAATTCACGCAATAATGCCGGCACGTCGTATTGGCTCGGCTCGACCTGAACGTCCAGCCCGCATTCGCGCGCGGTCTTGGTCGTGACCGGGCCAATCGAAGCGAATACAGCGCGTGACTTGAGCGTTTCGAGCCGGTTGCCCTGCAATCGCGCGCAGAAATGCTTCACCGTCGACGAACTTGTAAACACGACAACGTCCGGTTCAAAAGCCATCAACGCTTCGACGGTTTCTTCCGGAATCCGCGGCGCGAGAGTCTCATATACAACGATTTCACGCGTTTCCGCGCCGCCTTCCCGCAGCGCGCCGGGCAGGCCGGATTTCGCGAGGTTCCCGCGCGGCAGCAAGAAGCGCTTGCCGCGAAAATCCCCTTCGCGCTCCAGCAACGCCGCCAAGACGCCGCTCGCGGCCTGCTCTTTCGCGACGAGGTCCACCGCGATATCGCGCTGCTCAATCTCGGCTGCCGTCGCCGGACCGATCGCGCAAACGCGGGGCACCGCATAATCGCCCAACGTCAGGCCTCGCATCGCAAGGGATTCGAAGAAGTACTTGACGCCATTCACGCTCGTAAACACGACCCAATCCGCGGGCGCGGGAGCGGGCCAGGTCTCGGGCATAGTCCCTTTCATTTCGATTGTGGAAAACGCGAAGGTCGACGCGCCCAAATCCTCCAGGGCCTGCACAAGGTCACTGGCCTGCGATTGTGCGCGAGTGACCACGATGCGCTTGCCGCTGAGCGGCTTGCCCGCGGCCAGGCCGAGCTTTGCGGCCCTCTGCACAAACGCGGCCGCGCCCATCCCGAGCAGCACTTCCGCGGCGCGCTGTCCCAACGCTTCCGCATCCTCCAAGCGCCCCTCGGCCTCCGTGCGCAGCACGCGCCCGCCATCCGGGTCGCAGATGCCCGCGTACAACCGGAGCCGTTCTCCCTCCGCGCGGCCC
Proteins encoded:
- the hemC gene encoding hydroxymethylbilane synthase; protein product: MARLVIGTRGSLLARTQSEWVAAQMRAQWPDCEVVIEHISTRGDKIRDVPLAQIGGKGLFTKELEIALLDGRIDLAVHSLKDLPTELPDGLALGAVPVREDPRDALVSRGGARLDQLPRGARVGTSSLRRRLQLIAVRPDLDVVDLRGNVPTRLRRVSDGDLDAAVLATAGLRRLGESRAITQELPPGVMLSAVGQGALGIEIRAGDERVAALLSFLHDDVAAAEITAERSLLAALGGGCQTPVGALGRAEGERLRLYAGICDPDGGRVLRTEAEGRLEDAEALGQRAAEVLLGMGAAAFVQRAAKLGLAAGKPLSGKRIVVTRAQSQASDLVQALEDLGASTFAFSTIEMKGTMPETWPAPAPADWVVFTSVNGVKYFFESLAMRGLTLGDYAVPRVCAIGPATAAEIEQRDIAVDLVAKEQAASGVLAALLEREGDFRGKRFLLPRGNLAKSGLPGALREGGAETREIVVYETLAPRIPEETVEALMAFEPDVVVFTSSSTVKHFCARLQGNRLETLKSRAVFASIGPVTTKTARECGLDVQVEPSQYDVPALLRELTSFFTS